A section of the Enterobacter sp. C2 genome encodes:
- the hisS gene encoding histidine--tRNA ligase: MAKNIQAIRGMNDYLPGDTAIWQRIEGTLKNVLGSYGYSEIRLPIVEQTPLFKRAIGEVTDVVEKEMYTFDDRNGDSLTLRPEGTAGCVRAGIEHGLLYNQEQRLWYVGPMFRYERPQKGRYRQFHQLGCEVFGLQGPDIDAELILLTARWWRALGIADHVRLELNSIGSLEARANYRDALVAFLEQHKEKLDEDCKRRMYSNPLRVLDSKNPDVQALLNDAPALGDYLDDDSREHFAGLCKLLDAAGIAYTVNQRLVRGLDYYNRTVFEWVTSSLGSQGTVCAGGRYDGLVEQLGGRATPAVGFAMGLERLVLLVQAVNPEFNADPVVDIYLVASGTDTQAAALQLAERVRDAVPEVKLMTNHGGGNFKKQFARADKWGARVALVLGESEVADGNVVVKDLRSGEQTTVAQDSVAAHVRTLLG, translated from the coding sequence GTGGCAAAGAATATTCAAGCCATTCGCGGCATGAACGATTACCTGCCAGGCGACACCGCCATCTGGCAGCGCATTGAAGGCACACTTAAGAACGTGCTCGGCAGCTACGGTTACAGTGAAATCCGCTTGCCGATTGTAGAGCAGACCCCGTTATTCAAACGCGCCATCGGTGAAGTCACCGACGTGGTTGAAAAAGAGATGTATACCTTTGACGACCGCAACGGCGATAGCCTGACGCTGCGTCCTGAAGGTACGGCGGGCTGCGTACGCGCCGGCATCGAACATGGTCTCCTGTACAATCAGGAGCAGCGTCTGTGGTACGTCGGGCCGATGTTCCGCTACGAGCGTCCGCAGAAAGGGCGCTATCGCCAGTTCCATCAGCTGGGCTGCGAAGTCTTTGGCCTGCAGGGCCCGGACATCGACGCCGAGCTGATCCTGCTCACCGCCCGCTGGTGGCGCGCGCTGGGCATCGCCGATCATGTCCGCCTGGAGCTGAACTCTATCGGCTCGCTGGAGGCGCGTGCTAACTACCGCGATGCGCTGGTGGCGTTCCTTGAGCAGCATAAAGAGAAGCTTGACGAAGACTGCAAGCGTCGCATGTACAGCAACCCGCTGCGCGTGCTGGACTCAAAAAACCCGGACGTACAGGCGCTGTTAAACGATGCGCCGGCGCTGGGCGACTATCTGGACGACGACTCTCGCGAACACTTTGCCGGTCTGTGCAAACTGTTAGACGCGGCTGGCATCGCCTATACCGTTAACCAGCGTCTGGTACGCGGCCTGGACTACTACAACCGCACCGTCTTTGAGTGGGTCACCAGCAGCCTTGGCTCCCAGGGTACGGTGTGCGCAGGCGGCCGCTACGACGGTCTGGTAGAACAGCTCGGCGGTCGCGCGACCCCAGCGGTAGGTTTTGCGATGGGCCTCGAGCGACTTGTTTTGTTAGTTCAGGCAGTTAATCCGGAATTTAATGCCGATCCCGTTGTCGATATATACCTGGTGGCGTCGGGTACGGATACGCAGGCCGCTGCGCTGCAGCTGGCTGAGCGTGTCCGCGATGCTGTGCCAGAGGTAAAATTAATGACCAACCACGGCGGCGGCAACTTCAAGAAACAGTTTGCCCGTGCCGACAAGTGGGGCGCTCGCGTTGCGCTGGTGCTGGGTGAGTCAGAAGTGGCTGACGGCAACGTGGTGGTAAAAGATTTACGCTCTGGTGAGCAGACTACCGTAGCGCAGGATAGCGTTGCCGCGCATGTGCGCACACTACTGGGTTAA
- the ispG gene encoding flavodoxin-dependent (E)-4-hydroxy-3-methylbut-2-enyl-diphosphate synthase, which translates to MHNQAPIQRRKSKRIYVGNVPIGDGAPIAVQSMTNTRTTDVEATVNQIKALERVGADIVRVSVPTMDAAEAFKLIKQQVNVPLVADIHFDYRIALKVAEYGVDCLRINPGNIGNEERIRTVVDCARDKNIPIRIGVNAGSLEKDLQEKYGEPTPQALLESAMRHVDHLDRLNFDQFKVSVKASDVFLAVESYRLLAKQIDQPLHLGITEAGGARAGAVKSAIGLGLLLSEGIGDTLRISLAADPVEEIKVGFDILKSLRIRARGINFIACPTCSRQEFDVIGTVNALEQRLEDIITPMDVSIIGCVVNGPGEALVSTLGVTGGNKKSGLYEDGVRKDRLDNGDMIAQLEARIRAKASMLDEARRIDVQQLEK; encoded by the coding sequence ATGCATAACCAGGCCCCTATTCAGCGTAGAAAATCGAAACGCATCTACGTGGGGAATGTACCAATCGGCGATGGTGCCCCTATCGCCGTTCAGTCAATGACCAATACGCGCACCACGGATGTGGAAGCGACGGTTAATCAAATCAAAGCCCTCGAGCGCGTGGGTGCGGATATCGTCCGTGTTTCCGTGCCGACTATGGACGCGGCGGAAGCCTTTAAGCTCATCAAACAGCAGGTTAACGTTCCGCTGGTCGCAGATATTCACTTTGACTACCGTATTGCGCTGAAGGTCGCGGAGTACGGCGTCGACTGTCTGCGTATCAACCCAGGCAACATCGGTAACGAAGAGCGTATTCGCACCGTTGTGGACTGCGCGCGTGACAAAAATATTCCGATCCGCATCGGCGTTAACGCCGGCTCGCTGGAGAAGGATCTGCAGGAGAAGTATGGCGAGCCGACGCCGCAGGCGCTGCTGGAGTCCGCCATGCGTCACGTGGATCATCTGGATCGTCTCAACTTTGATCAGTTCAAGGTGAGCGTGAAAGCCTCCGACGTCTTCCTCGCCGTTGAGTCCTACCGCCTGCTGGCGAAGCAGATCGATCAGCCGCTGCACCTGGGGATCACCGAAGCCGGTGGCGCACGTGCGGGCGCGGTGAAATCCGCTATCGGCCTTGGGCTGCTGCTCTCGGAAGGGATCGGCGACACGCTGCGTATCTCGCTGGCGGCGGATCCAGTTGAAGAGATCAAAGTGGGCTTCGATATCCTCAAGTCCCTGCGTATCCGCGCCCGTGGCATTAACTTTATCGCCTGCCCGACCTGCTCCCGTCAGGAGTTTGATGTTATCGGCACGGTTAACGCCCTTGAGCAGCGCCTGGAAGATATCATCACCCCGATGGATGTCTCGATTATCGGCTGCGTGGTGAACGGTCCGGGTGAAGCGCTGGTTTCCACCCTTGGCGTCACCGGCGGCAACAAGAAAAGCGGTCTGTATGAAGACGGCGTGCGTAAGGATCGGCTGGATAACGGCGATATGATCGCCCAGTTGGAAGCACGCATCCGCGCCAAGGCCTCAATGCTTGATGAAGCCCGCCGCATTGACGTTCAGCAGCTGGAAAAATAA
- the rodZ gene encoding cytoskeleton protein RodZ: MNTEATQDLNATQTTGVRLRNAREQLGLSQQAVAERLCLKVSTVRDIEEDKAPAELASTFLRGYIRSYARLVHIPEEELLPMMEKQAPVRAAKVAPMHSFSLGKRRKKRDGWLSSITWLIVFVVVGLTGAWWWQNHKAQQEEISTMADQSSAELNANNNETQSVPLNTDPTEPADAQTTGTGPADVATQTPPAATTSAPAQTTAQNAVVSPSQANVDSVTAPATTTAPAATAAANSTPGAAPLPTDQAGVNNTADANALVMTFTADCWLEVTDANGKKLFSGIQRSGANLNLAGQTPYKLKIGAPSAVQIQFQGKPVDLSRFIRSNQVARLTLNAEQSAAQ; encoded by the coding sequence ATGAATACTGAAGCCACTCAAGACCTAAATGCAACACAAACCACTGGCGTCCGTCTGCGCAACGCCCGTGAACAACTTGGGCTAAGCCAACAAGCGGTCGCTGAACGCCTGTGCCTCAAGGTTTCCACCGTTCGCGATATCGAAGAAGACAAAGCGCCTGCCGAATTGGCTTCCACCTTCCTGCGGGGCTATATCCGCTCCTATGCACGTCTTGTGCACATCCCGGAAGAAGAGCTGCTGCCTATGATGGAGAAACAGGCTCCGGTCAGAGCGGCTAAGGTCGCCCCAATGCACTCTTTCTCCCTCGGTAAACGCCGTAAGAAGCGCGATGGCTGGCTGTCGAGCATTACCTGGCTGATTGTCTTTGTCGTTGTTGGCCTGACCGGCGCATGGTGGTGGCAGAACCACAAAGCCCAGCAGGAAGAGATCAGCACGATGGCCGATCAATCCTCTGCTGAACTGAACGCTAACAACAACGAAACGCAAAGCGTCCCCCTGAACACCGACCCAACCGAGCCTGCTGACGCGCAGACCACCGGTACCGGGCCTGCCGACGTGGCAACCCAGACACCGCCAGCGGCTACCACCAGCGCACCGGCGCAGACCACCGCGCAAAACGCCGTGGTCTCTCCTTCTCAGGCTAACGTTGATTCGGTGACTGCCCCTGCGACCACCACCGCACCTGCGGCGACCGCGGCGGCAAATAGCACGCCGGGTGCCGCGCCGCTGCCAACGGATCAGGCGGGCGTAAACAATACCGCCGATGCCAACGCGCTGGTCATGACCTTTACCGCCGACTGCTGGCTGGAAGTGACCGATGCAAACGGCAAAAAGCTGTTCAGCGGCATCCAGCGCAGCGGTGCTAACCTGAACCTGGCCGGTCAGACCCCTTACAAATTAAAAATTGGCGCACCGTCAGCCGTGCAGATCCAGTTCCAGGGCAAGCCCGTCGATCTGAGCCGCTTTATCAGAAGTAACCAGGTTGCGCGCCTGACCCTCAATGCCGAACAATCAGCAGCTCAGTAA
- the ndk gene encoding nucleoside-diphosphate kinase produces the protein MAIERTFSIIKPNAVAKSVIGSIFSRFESAGFKIVGTKMLHLTVEQARGFYAEHEGRPFFDGLVEFMTSGPIVVSVLEGENAVQRHRDLLGATNPDNALAGTLRADYADSFTENGTHGSDSVESAAREIAFFFAEGEVCARTR, from the coding sequence ATGGCAATTGAACGTACTTTTTCCATCATCAAGCCGAACGCGGTGGCAAAAAGCGTTATTGGCAGCATCTTTTCGCGCTTTGAATCCGCTGGGTTCAAAATCGTTGGCACCAAAATGCTGCATCTGACCGTTGAGCAGGCTCGTGGTTTCTACGCTGAGCACGAAGGTCGCCCTTTCTTTGATGGTCTGGTTGAGTTCATGACCTCTGGCCCGATCGTGGTTTCCGTGCTGGAAGGTGAAAACGCCGTACAGCGTCACCGCGATCTGCTGGGTGCTACTAACCCGGACAACGCGCTGGCCGGCACCCTGCGCGCCGACTACGCTGACAGCTTCACCGAGAACGGCACCCACGGCTCTGACTCCGTTGAGTCTGCCGCGCGTGAAATCGCATTCTTCTTCGCCGAAGGCGAAGTGTGCGCTCGCACGCGTTAA
- the bamB gene encoding outer membrane protein assembly factor BamB, with amino-acid sequence MQLRKLLLPGLLSVTLLSGCSLFNGEEDVVKMSPLPTVENQFDPSTAWSTSVGDGIGDFYSNLHPAFADSVVYAADRHGTVKALNADDGKEVWSISLAEKSGWFSTRPALLSGGLTVAGGHVYVGSEKAQVYALNTNDGSQAWKTTAAGEVLSRPVVSDGLVLIHTSNGQLQALSESDGAVKWTVNLDMPALSLRGESAPAPAFGAAIVGGDNGRVSAVMLKEGQMIWQQRISQATGATEIDRLSDVDTTPVVVNGVVYTLAYNGNLTALDLRSGQIMWKRELGSVNDFIVDGNRIYLVDQTDRVLALTTDGGVTLWTNSDLLHRNLTSPALYNGSIVVGDSEGYMHWINPEDGRFVAQQKVDSSGLLTEPVVADGKLLIQAKDGTLYAITR; translated from the coding sequence ATGCAATTGCGTAAATTACTTCTGCCAGGGCTGCTTTCGGTCACCTTGCTGAGTGGCTGTTCTCTGTTTAACGGTGAAGAGGACGTTGTCAAAATGTCTCCGCTGCCGACGGTAGAGAACCAGTTTGACCCGTCCACCGCGTGGAGCACCTCTGTCGGCGACGGCATTGGCGATTTCTACTCTAATCTGCACCCGGCGTTTGCCGACAGCGTGGTTTACGCTGCCGATCGTCATGGGACAGTGAAAGCCCTCAATGCTGATGACGGCAAAGAGGTGTGGTCTATCAGCCTGGCCGAGAAGAGCGGCTGGTTCTCAACCCGCCCGGCGCTGCTCTCTGGCGGCCTGACGGTAGCGGGCGGTCACGTCTACGTCGGCAGTGAAAAGGCGCAGGTCTATGCCCTGAACACCAACGATGGCTCCCAGGCCTGGAAGACCACCGCCGCCGGGGAAGTGCTTTCCCGTCCGGTCGTGAGCGATGGCCTGGTGCTGATCCATACCAGCAACGGCCAGCTGCAGGCGCTGAGCGAGAGCGATGGCGCAGTGAAGTGGACCGTTAACCTCGATATGCCAGCCCTGTCGCTGCGCGGTGAATCCGCTCCGGCTCCGGCCTTTGGTGCGGCGATTGTTGGCGGTGATAACGGTCGCGTCAGCGCGGTGATGCTGAAAGAGGGTCAGATGATCTGGCAGCAGCGTATCTCCCAGGCCACCGGCGCAACGGAGATCGATCGTCTGAGCGACGTTGATACAACGCCGGTTGTGGTGAACGGCGTGGTTTATACGCTGGCCTACAACGGTAACCTGACCGCGCTGGATCTGCGCAGCGGCCAGATTATGTGGAAACGTGAGCTGGGTTCGGTGAACGATTTCATTGTTGACGGCAACCGCATCTACCTGGTTGACCAGACCGATCGCGTATTGGCCCTGACAACTGACGGCGGCGTCACGCTCTGGACAAACAGCGACCTGCTGCACCGTAACCTGACTTCGCCAGCGTTGTATAATGGATCCATCGTGGTTGGTGATAGCGAAGGCTACATGCACTGGATCAACCCGGAAGATGGACGTTTCGTGGCACAGCAGAAAGTTGATAGCTCCGGTCTGCTGACCGAACCGGTTGTCGCCGATGGTAAACTGCTGATCCAGGCGAAAGACGGTACGCTCTACGCGATTACGCGTTAA
- a CDS encoding bifunctional tRNA (adenosine(37)-C2)-methyltransferase TrmG/ribosomal RNA large subunit methyltransferase RlmN yields MSELVNTSEVVIPAVPNKNGKINLLDLNRQQMREFFKEMGEKPFRADQVMKWMYHYCSDNFDDMTDINKVLRNKLKEVAEIRAPEVVEEQRSTDGTIKWAIAVGDQRVETVYIPEEDRATLCVSSQVGCALECKFCSTAQQGFNRNLRVSEIIGQVWRAAKIVGAAKVTGTRPITNVVMMGMGEPLLNLNNVVPAMEIMLDDFGFGLSKRRVTLSTSGVVPALDKLGDMIDVALAISLHAPTDEIRDEIVPINKKYNIETFLDAVRRYISKSNANQGRVTIEYVMLDHVNDGTEHAHQLAEVLKDTPCKINLIPWNPFPGAPYGRSSNSRIDRFSKVLMEYGFTTIVRKTRGDDIDAACGQLAGEVIDRTKRTLRKRMQGEPISVKAV; encoded by the coding sequence ATGTCTGAATTAGTTAATACCTCCGAAGTCGTCATTCCTGCGGTTCCAAATAAAAATGGAAAAATCAACCTGTTGGATCTGAACCGCCAGCAGATGCGCGAATTCTTTAAAGAGATGGGCGAGAAACCGTTCCGCGCCGATCAGGTAATGAAGTGGATGTACCACTACTGCAGCGACAACTTTGATGATATGACCGATATCAACAAGGTGCTGCGTAACAAGCTCAAAGAGGTCGCAGAGATCCGCGCCCCGGAAGTCGTGGAAGAGCAGCGCTCTACCGACGGCACCATTAAATGGGCAATCGCGGTGGGCGATCAGCGCGTTGAGACGGTCTATATCCCGGAAGAGGATCGCGCCACGCTGTGCGTCTCTTCCCAGGTCGGCTGCGCCCTGGAGTGTAAATTCTGCTCTACCGCTCAGCAGGGCTTTAACCGTAACCTGCGGGTGTCAGAGATTATCGGCCAGGTGTGGCGCGCGGCGAAAATCGTTGGCGCAGCTAAAGTCACCGGCACGCGTCCTATCACCAACGTGGTGATGATGGGCATGGGCGAGCCGCTGCTCAACCTGAACAACGTCGTCCCGGCGATGGAGATCATGCTGGATGATTTCGGCTTTGGCCTCTCCAAGCGCCGCGTGACGCTGTCGACCTCTGGCGTGGTGCCTGCCCTCGATAAGCTGGGCGACATGATTGACGTGGCGCTGGCTATTTCGCTCCACGCGCCAACGGACGAAATCCGGGACGAAATTGTACCGATCAACAAAAAGTACAATATCGAAACCTTCCTCGACGCCGTGCGCCGTTACATTAGCAAATCCAATGCTAACCAGGGCCGCGTCACCATTGAGTACGTTATGCTGGATCACGTTAATGACGGAACCGAGCATGCGCATCAGCTGGCGGAAGTGCTGAAGGATACCCCATGTAAGATCAACCTGATCCCATGGAACCCGTTCCCCGGCGCGCCGTATGGCCGTAGCTCGAACAGCCGTATCGACCGCTTCTCTAAAGTGTTGATGGAGTACGGGTTTACCACGATCGTGCGTAAAACGCGCGGTGACGATATTGATGCTGCCTGCGGTCAGCTGGCAGGTGAAGTAATCGACCGTACCAAGCGCACCCTGCGCAAGCGTATGCAGGGCGAGCCAATTTCAGTTAAGGCCGTTTAA
- a CDS encoding YfgM family protein produces the protein MEIYENEHDQVDAIKRFFAENGKALAVGVILGVGALVGWRYWTSHQDDSVRESSWAYETAISSLRADKPETLAAAEKFAADTKNTYGAFASLELAQQFVESNQLDKAAAQLQQGLAAASDENLKAVINLRLARVQVQLKQPDAALKTLESIKGEGWTAIVADLRGEALLSKGDKQGARSAWEAGAKSDASPALSEMLQMKINNLSI, from the coding sequence GTGGAAATCTACGAGAACGAGCACGACCAGGTTGATGCGATTAAACGCTTCTTTGCCGAGAATGGCAAAGCACTGGCCGTTGGGGTTATTTTAGGCGTTGGCGCGCTGGTAGGCTGGCGTTACTGGACAAGCCATCAGGATGATTCCGTGCGCGAGTCCTCCTGGGCCTATGAAACTGCTATCTCTTCGCTGCGGGCAGATAAGCCAGAGACGCTGGCGGCCGCAGAGAAGTTTGCGGCTGATACGAAAAACACTTACGGTGCCTTTGCCTCCCTTGAGCTGGCCCAGCAGTTTGTAGAAAGCAACCAGCTGGATAAAGCCGCAGCGCAGCTGCAGCAGGGCCTGGCCGCCGCCAGTGATGAGAATCTCAAAGCGGTGATCAATCTGCGCCTGGCGCGCGTTCAGGTTCAGCTGAAGCAGCCTGACGCAGCGCTGAAAACCCTGGAGTCAATCAAGGGTGAAGGCTGGACGGCCATCGTAGCCGATCTGCGTGGTGAAGCCCTGCTCAGCAAGGGCGATAAGCAAGGTGCGCGCAGCGCGTGGGAAGCAGGCGCGAAAAGCGACGCTTCTCCAGCGCTGAGTGAAATGTTGCAGATGAAAATCAATAATTTGTCCATCTAA